The following proteins are co-located in the bacterium genome:
- a CDS encoding tRNA-dihydrouridine synthase family protein — protein MSDLPLTADCRLPTVLILAPIRGVTDVVYREAFARCFSGIDRAVAPFLQLRQGHPLRPAELRQVALETNRALRTIPQVLTNHAPTFSAALRELREAGHETVNWNLGCPYPTVAGRGRGAGLLPHAQQIDAILAEVLKDAPVRLSVKMRLGYHDPDEFKAVIEVLNQYPLAEVSLHARTADQMYAGEVDVGRAAQALALCRHPFVFNGDIASVEAFLDLCRQLPLAAGWMIGRGVLQNPFLPSLIQGRPWPSSDSRRAQLIAFHGRLFEGYGQWLSGPQHRMDRMLEQWEYLAQVFADPHAVFSRIRRSHANNYEATVAWAFDQSLKQVNP, from the coding sequence ATGAGTGACTTGCCGCTAACTGCCGACTGCCGACTGCCTACTGTCTTGATTCTCGCCCCGATCCGTGGGGTGACCGATGTGGTTTACCGGGAGGCGTTTGCCCGCTGTTTCAGCGGCATTGATCGGGCGGTCGCCCCCTTCTTGCAACTCCGGCAGGGGCACCCCCTGCGTCCAGCTGAATTGCGGCAGGTAGCTCTTGAAACGAATCGCGCGTTACGCACCATCCCGCAGGTGCTGACGAACCATGCCCCCACCTTCTCCGCCGCCTTACGCGAATTGAGGGAGGCCGGTCATGAAACGGTGAATTGGAATCTGGGTTGCCCTTATCCGACCGTGGCTGGGCGCGGACGCGGGGCGGGGCTGCTTCCCCATGCGCAGCAGATTGATGCCATTCTGGCAGAGGTCCTGAAGGACGCACCGGTCCGCCTTTCCGTGAAAATGCGTTTGGGGTATCATGACCCGGATGAATTCAAGGCCGTGATCGAGGTGCTGAACCAATACCCTCTCGCAGAAGTGAGCCTGCATGCCCGCACGGCGGATCAGATGTATGCGGGCGAGGTGGATGTCGGGAGGGCCGCTCAAGCCCTGGCTCTGTGCCGGCATCCCTTTGTATTCAACGGGGATATTGCCAGTGTGGAGGCTTTCCTCGACCTGTGCCGTCAGCTGCCCCTGGCCGCGGGCTGGATGATCGGCCGGGGGGTATTGCAAAATCCTTTTCTGCCTTCCCTGATTCAGGGCAGGCCGTGGCCGTCATCCGATTCCCGCCGTGCCCAGCTGATCGCCTTCCATGGCCGGCTGTTCGAAGGCTATGGTCAGTGGCTGAGCGGGCCCCAGCACCGGATGGACAGGATGCTGGAGCAATGGGAATATCTGGCGCAGGTCTTCGCTGATCCCCATGCGGTTTTTTCTCGTATTCGCCGCAGTCATGCCAATAATTACGAAGCGACGGTGGCGTGGGCCTTTGATCAAAGCTTGAAGCAGGTGAATCCATGA
- a CDS encoding Xaa-Pro peptidase family protein, with the protein MTLHDEIKQRVARMQALIREKGLEGAFFIFPIDVYYFCGTNQNAALWMPAAGDPVLLVRKSLTRAREESLLADVRPFPASKDFPGTFNQALRKVGLTFDVVPVQQLNYYSKLLPGCEFVDITSLNREVRSVKSPYELEQLRHSGREIGRVFSQVPHFLKVGMRELDVAAEFEYRLRKAGNEGGIRMRAFNQELFLGLVVSAGGAAHGAFDGAVTGRGLSSASPCGSSRDVIKENEPVFMDYTGVFNGYITDMTRVFVLGSLDPDLRQAFEVSLEIQAFLQGALKPGAICEELYFRAAEMADEAGLGKQFMGMPGEQSRFVGHGVGLELDEWPILAKGFKDPLKNGQVIAIEPKFVIPGKGVIGIENTFAVTEAGGEKLTDIPDPITFVSG; encoded by the coding sequence ATGACGTTACATGATGAAATCAAACAGCGGGTGGCCCGCATGCAGGCGTTGATCCGGGAGAAGGGGCTGGAGGGGGCCTTTTTCATTTTTCCGATCGATGTCTATTATTTCTGTGGCACGAATCAGAATGCCGCGCTGTGGATGCCGGCCGCAGGGGATCCCGTCCTCCTGGTCCGCAAGAGTCTCACCCGCGCCCGGGAAGAGAGTCTCCTCGCGGATGTGAGGCCCTTTCCGGCCAGCAAGGATTTCCCCGGGACGTTCAACCAGGCCCTGCGCAAGGTGGGACTGACGTTTGATGTCGTCCCTGTACAGCAGTTGAATTACTACAGCAAGTTGCTGCCGGGTTGTGAATTTGTTGATATCACTTCGTTGAATCGCGAGGTCCGTTCTGTCAAATCTCCCTACGAACTGGAGCAGTTGCGGCACAGTGGCCGGGAGATTGGCCGGGTGTTCAGCCAGGTGCCGCATTTCCTGAAGGTGGGGATGCGGGAACTGGATGTGGCGGCGGAATTCGAGTACCGGCTTCGCAAGGCCGGGAATGAGGGAGGGATCCGGATGCGGGCCTTCAATCAGGAGCTCTTCCTGGGGCTGGTCGTGTCGGCCGGAGGGGCGGCCCACGGGGCCTTTGATGGCGCGGTGACGGGGCGGGGGCTTTCGAGCGCCTCCCCTTGTGGATCCTCGCGGGATGTGATTAAAGAAAATGAACCGGTCTTCATGGACTACACCGGTGTGTTTAATGGCTACATCACGGACATGACCCGGGTGTTTGTCCTGGGGTCGCTGGATCCCGACCTGCGGCAGGCCTTTGAGGTCTCACTGGAAATTCAGGCCTTCCTTCAGGGCGCATTGAAGCCGGGTGCCATTTGTGAGGAGCTTTATTTCAGAGCCGCGGAAATGGCGGATGAGGCGGGCCTGGGGAAGCAGTTTATGGGCATGCCGGGGGAGCAGTCGCGATTTGTCGGACACGGGGTCGGGCTGGAGCTGGATGAGTGGCCGATCCTGGCGAAGGGATTCAAGGACCCGCTGAAAAACGGGCAGGTCATTGCCATTGAACCCAAGTTCGTGATCCCGGGAAAAGGGGTCATTGGCATTGAAAACACCTTTGCCGTCACGGAGGCCGGCGGTGAAAAGCTAACCGACATACCCGACCCGATCACGTTTGTGTCAGGGTAG
- a CDS encoding D-alanyl-D-alanine carboxypeptidase family protein, with the protein MTTIKMMRCLAMVACAGVLAVGGTALAETKATKKAVAKPKTASSGRATLPNRTADPYLGAIVVDAATGQVLVEQNADAAGFPASVIKLMDMMVLLDQISAGQISLSNSVTVTAESSKIGGSQVYLKEGEVFTLEDLMYALMIQSANDSAMAMALSVAGSSAGFVELMNKKAGELGMANTSFHSVHGLPPAAGQAGDTSTARDLSKLACALIAQHPEILKYTSTQVRNFRPDTKPFEMRSHNHLLHEFPGCDGLKTGYITAGGFSIVATAQKNGRRVIAVVLGSKDRKVRDAKAMELLSKGFAALPPLPPPPPPVIHTVTTNLPAALPVTDESLPVAETTHMGWLKIAGIGLAASLVVVAIGSFFIKKRSRNEFQ; encoded by the coding sequence ATGACGACAATAAAAATGATGCGGTGTCTGGCGATGGTGGCGTGTGCAGGGGTGTTGGCGGTGGGCGGAACGGCGCTGGCGGAAACCAAGGCCACTAAGAAAGCGGTCGCCAAACCCAAGACGGCCTCCTCGGGACGGGCGACCTTGCCGAACCGCACGGCCGATCCCTATCTGGGTGCGATTGTGGTGGATGCGGCGACCGGGCAGGTTCTGGTGGAGCAGAATGCCGATGCGGCCGGTTTCCCTGCCAGCGTCATCAAGCTCATGGATATGATGGTCCTGCTGGATCAGATTTCCGCCGGGCAGATCAGCCTGAGCAATTCCGTAACCGTGACGGCGGAGTCGTCGAAGATTGGCGGGTCACAGGTGTATTTGAAGGAGGGCGAGGTGTTTACCCTCGAAGACCTCATGTATGCCCTGATGATTCAGTCGGCGAACGATTCCGCCATGGCCATGGCGTTGAGTGTGGCGGGCTCGTCGGCCGGATTTGTGGAGCTGATGAATAAGAAGGCGGGTGAATTAGGGATGGCCAACACGTCCTTCCATTCCGTGCATGGCCTGCCGCCGGCCGCCGGACAGGCGGGCGATACGTCGACAGCCCGTGATCTGTCCAAGCTGGCCTGCGCCCTGATTGCCCAACATCCCGAGATCCTCAAGTATACCTCGACCCAGGTCCGGAATTTCAGGCCCGATACCAAACCCTTCGAGATGCGCAGTCACAATCATCTGTTGCATGAGTTTCCGGGTTGCGATGGATTGAAGACGGGGTATATCACCGCCGGCGGGTTTTCGATTGTGGCGACCGCCCAGAAAAACGGACGCCGTGTGATCGCCGTGGTCCTGGGCAGCAAAGACCGTAAAGTGCGGGATGCCAAGGCGATGGAGTTGCTGTCGAAGGGGTTTGCCGCCCTGCCGCCGCTGCCGCCTCCCCCTCCCCCGGTCATCCATACGGTGACCACCAATCTGCCGGCGGCACTGCCTGTGACCGATGAGTCCCTGCCTGTCGCCGAGACGACGCATATGGGGTGGCTGAAGATCGCCGGGATCGGGCTGGCGGCCAGTCTGGTGGTGGTCGCCATCGGCAGCTTCTTTATCAAGAAGCGGTCCCGTAACGAATTCCAGTAA